In Nitrospira sp., one genomic interval encodes:
- a CDS encoding oligopeptide transporter, OPT family — MRDRLGSETPSDRPLVPASVTLPEITPKAVVLSIVLAALLAGANAYLGLFAGMTVSASIPAAVISMAVLRLFPRSNILENNIVQTAASSGEALAAGVIFTIPGLLLIGHWAAFDFWYTVIVSLVGGVLGVLFTIPLRRALIVHARLRFPEGVATAEVLKVGAGAEEGAGGRLRTLLGAAAIGGGFKFAEGGLKLWSESLEGVLQLGRSTLYGGVNLSPALLAVGYIIGLKTAVVVFFGGALGWLVLLPLFQALGDQPNAVSGMTAAKATWSGQIRYLGIGAMLIGGLWTLVQVRGPIRESLRQLAALYDARQRSRAAVILRTEQDAGVGWLITLAFLSLVPMGWLYQDLLGHNILAGIGLTFLMALAAFLFSAVAGYMAGLVGSSSNPVSGVTIATIMLASLLLLAMLGQGNPAGPAAALLVGAVVCCAAAMGGDNLQDLKTGYVLGATPWKQQIMQVIGVATGAVVIVPVLSLLEAKYGIGEVTVVHPHPLTAPQATLMANLAKGVFGGSLPWHLVGVGVLLGVGIIALDTRQAREPNRMRFPVLAVALGLYLPLKLSAAILLGGLLAEPVRREGAAPRPSTEDRGLLFAAGLVTGEALVGILLALPVALSSVWPSLSGDPFQLFAEAPFGGWPGLGALIVVGYVLTKAVRMGTTHSA; from the coding sequence ATGCGCGACCGCCTCGGTTCTGAGACCCCTTCCGATCGGCCCCTCGTTCCTGCCTCGGTGACATTGCCGGAAATCACTCCGAAGGCGGTGGTGTTGTCCATCGTGTTGGCGGCCTTGTTGGCCGGAGCCAATGCCTACCTGGGGCTGTTTGCCGGCATGACTGTGTCCGCGTCGATTCCTGCGGCGGTCATTTCCATGGCCGTGCTGCGCCTGTTCCCCCGGTCCAACATTCTCGAGAACAACATCGTCCAGACCGCCGCGTCATCGGGAGAGGCGCTGGCGGCGGGCGTCATTTTCACCATTCCCGGCCTCTTGCTGATCGGGCACTGGGCAGCGTTCGATTTTTGGTACACCGTGATCGTCTCGCTGGTCGGCGGAGTCCTCGGAGTCCTGTTTACGATCCCGCTTCGACGGGCCTTGATTGTCCATGCCAGACTTCGTTTTCCCGAAGGCGTTGCGACGGCGGAGGTGTTGAAGGTCGGCGCAGGCGCGGAAGAGGGAGCCGGCGGCCGTTTGCGAACGTTGTTGGGTGCGGCTGCCATCGGAGGCGGCTTCAAGTTTGCCGAGGGAGGCCTCAAGCTCTGGAGTGAGTCGTTGGAGGGCGTCCTGCAGTTGGGCCGCTCGACCCTCTACGGAGGCGTGAATCTCTCGCCAGCCTTGTTGGCGGTGGGCTACATCATTGGACTCAAGACAGCCGTGGTCGTATTTTTCGGCGGGGCTTTGGGGTGGCTGGTGCTCCTTCCGCTGTTCCAGGCTCTCGGTGACCAACCGAATGCCGTCAGCGGCATGACCGCGGCCAAGGCGACCTGGAGTGGACAGATTCGGTACCTCGGTATCGGAGCTATGTTGATCGGTGGGCTGTGGACGTTGGTCCAGGTGCGAGGGCCGATCCGAGAGAGTCTTCGCCAGCTCGCCGCATTGTACGATGCACGTCAGAGATCACGGGCCGCGGTCATCCTCCGGACTGAGCAAGATGCCGGGGTGGGTTGGCTGATCACGTTGGCGTTTCTCTCCTTGGTGCCGATGGGGTGGCTGTATCAAGACCTGCTGGGACACAACATTTTAGCGGGCATCGGGTTGACGTTCCTGATGGCGTTGGCTGCCTTTCTCTTTTCGGCCGTTGCAGGGTATATGGCAGGGCTTGTGGGAAGTTCGAGTAACCCAGTCTCCGGCGTCACGATTGCCACGATCATGTTGGCCTCTCTCCTCCTGCTGGCCATGTTGGGGCAGGGGAATCCTGCCGGTCCGGCTGCAGCCCTTCTGGTGGGCGCCGTTGTATGTTGTGCTGCTGCCATGGGAGGAGACAATCTGCAGGATTTGAAGACCGGCTATGTGCTGGGGGCGACTCCTTGGAAGCAGCAGATCATGCAAGTCATCGGCGTGGCCACCGGCGCGGTCGTGATTGTGCCCGTGTTGTCGTTGCTGGAGGCCAAATATGGGATCGGAGAGGTGACGGTGGTCCATCCGCATCCGCTGACGGCACCTCAGGCCACCTTGATGGCAAACCTTGCCAAGGGGGTGTTCGGTGGGTCGCTGCCTTGGCACCTGGTCGGAGTAGGAGTCCTGCTTGGCGTGGGCATCATTGCGCTGGATACGAGGCAGGCACGAGAGCCGAATCGAATGCGGTTCCCGGTCCTCGCCGTGGCCTTAGGCCTCTATCTGCCGTTGAAATTATCGGCGGCCATTCTCTTGGGCGGACTTTTGGCCGAGCCTGTGCGACGCGAAGGAGCCGCGCCTAGACCCAGTACGGAAGATCGTGGCCTATTGTTCGCGGCAGGGTTGGTGACCGGTGAGGCGCTCGTGGGAATTCTTCTGGCGCTTCCAGTGGCGCTCAGTTCGGTGTGGCCTTCATTATCGGGAGACCCCTTTCAGCTGTTCGCCGAGGCTCCGTTCGGAGGGTGGCCAGGACTGGGCGCGTTAATCGTCGTAGGTTATGTCCTTACCAAGGCTGTTCGCATGGGTACGACTCACTCAGCGTAG
- a CDS encoding helix-turn-helix domain-containing protein — protein sequence MSHIGPLVRAWRLSQKCSERALAEKTGLSSELIEAIESEEVDPNFSTLQSLAAGLQISLSWLCISPSDLTLLCQDDEEGSPIQALTGADPVLDRIVLAAGYDRSLYVLLTALIQAGDPKLLRAAEVNLRGLVKQSKQATVPWQSRPPGHFEPPSD from the coding sequence ATGTCACACATTGGTCCACTGGTTCGAGCTTGGCGCCTGTCGCAAAAATGCTCCGAACGTGCGCTCGCCGAGAAAACCGGCCTGTCGTCCGAGCTTATCGAGGCCATCGAGTCGGAAGAGGTTGACCCCAACTTCTCAACACTCCAATCACTGGCTGCCGGACTCCAGATTTCTCTCTCCTGGCTCTGCATCTCTCCCTCGGATTTGACCCTTCTCTGCCAGGACGATGAAGAGGGTTCCCCAATTCAGGCCTTGACGGGGGCCGATCCTGTTCTGGACCGGATCGTTCTGGCAGCCGGCTATGATCGTTCTCTCTATGTCTTGCTGACCGCCCTCATCCAAGCCGGGGACCCCAAACTCTTGCGGGCGGCGGAGGTCAACCTGCGAGGCCTGGTGAAGCAATCCAAACAGGCGACGGTACCCTGGCAATCACGGCCTCCTGGCCATTTCGAACCGCCGAGTGACTAG
- a CDS encoding RNA methyltransferase — protein sequence MLEGAKPILELLRSAPDQVVEVVVTSNFLDRHTSSERKQVLEASGRVYSCPMERFSPLSDVDSSQGILALVRRPTWDQQTILARPRLLGVYGDRLQDPTNLGSIIRTAAALDIGGLWLTAHSVDVFNPKVVRATAGTLFRLPIFLHAELQDLVQAGCTVLAADSAHRDSISLRSIHSLPARTIVALGSEGQGLSPATLQAARTRLTVPLRKGVESLNVAAAAAMILYHLSGLPSSR from the coding sequence GTGCTCGAAGGAGCCAAACCTATCCTGGAACTGCTCCGGTCGGCACCGGACCAAGTCGTCGAGGTCGTTGTCACCAGCAATTTTCTTGATCGTCACACGTCGTCGGAACGGAAGCAGGTGCTCGAAGCAAGCGGCAGGGTGTATTCCTGTCCGATGGAACGGTTTTCGCCATTGTCGGATGTAGACTCGTCACAAGGAATTCTGGCGCTCGTGCGCCGGCCTACCTGGGATCAGCAGACGATCTTGGCACGACCCAGGCTGTTGGGCGTCTACGGTGACCGGCTGCAAGACCCAACGAACCTAGGGTCTATCATTCGTACAGCGGCTGCGTTGGATATCGGAGGATTGTGGCTGACGGCTCATTCAGTGGATGTATTCAATCCCAAGGTGGTTCGGGCCACCGCTGGAACTTTGTTTCGCCTTCCCATTTTTCTTCACGCGGAATTGCAAGATTTGGTTCAAGCAGGGTGCACGGTGCTGGCGGCCGATTCCGCCCACCGAGACAGTATTTCCTTGCGATCGATCCACTCTCTTCCGGCGAGGACCATCGTCGCCTTGGGCAGCGAGGGGCAGGGGCTGTCGCCCGCTACGCTTCAGGCGGCGCGGACACGGCTCACCGTTCCTTTGCGGAAAGGGGTGGAGTCCCTCAATGTTGCCGCCGCTGCTGCCATGATTCTGTACCACTTGTCCGGGCTTCCGTCTTCCCGTTGA
- a CDS encoding SGNH/GDSL hydrolase family protein produces MAQQVQPRRRVLVAGLTIAGLGSILLCLILGELAIRAVHLLRDDIPFFESPARIGPITMDSKLGWRATEHYGQDLEEHTLRGQPYHVHRTQGLLGFRTYGDLRSTKPKMLVIGDSFTHATAVSNDRTYYALLSDLLGVETFAYGTGGYGTLQEYLLLDEVFDTIRPTMVLWQFCSNDFINNDHALEMASSLNNNGWIRPYWENGRPVLRSPKPSGVQAREWIQRHSRFLYFIVSRVDRLRARGPFESIEFQIDRARFAHPGFARSVQTTDELMGMVRRRIGNVPLYAFNCDRDEPYSTAFEQISSHHQIQFWKDVPDAVRNAEANGLDVSASDAHWNELGHALIAKSLNEHFRRLQQVSTQ; encoded by the coding sequence ATGGCCCAACAGGTGCAGCCCCGGCGCAGAGTCTTGGTCGCCGGTCTTACGATTGCAGGTCTTGGTTCTATTCTCCTCTGCCTAATCCTTGGCGAATTGGCTATCCGTGCGGTCCACCTGCTCCGCGATGACATTCCATTTTTTGAATCTCCTGCGCGCATCGGACCCATCACAATGGATTCGAAGTTGGGATGGCGTGCGACGGAGCACTACGGGCAGGACCTCGAAGAACACACCTTGCGTGGACAACCCTACCACGTTCATCGGACCCAAGGCCTGTTGGGCTTCCGCACATACGGCGATCTGCGGTCCACCAAGCCGAAGATGCTGGTCATTGGTGATTCCTTTACCCATGCAACGGCGGTGTCCAATGACAGGACCTATTACGCCTTACTAAGCGACCTGCTCGGCGTGGAGACATTTGCCTATGGAACCGGCGGGTACGGCACGCTGCAGGAATACCTTCTTCTCGATGAAGTCTTCGACACGATACGGCCCACCATGGTGCTGTGGCAATTCTGCAGTAATGACTTCATCAATAACGATCACGCCTTGGAGATGGCCAGCTCGCTCAACAATAACGGCTGGATCCGACCCTACTGGGAAAATGGTCGCCCGGTTTTGCGCTCCCCGAAACCAAGCGGAGTGCAAGCCAGGGAATGGATTCAACGGCACAGCCGGTTCCTCTATTTTATTGTTAGTAGGGTTGATCGCTTGCGCGCCAGGGGGCCCTTTGAATCCATCGAGTTCCAGATCGATCGCGCAAGATTTGCGCATCCCGGATTCGCTCGCTCAGTTCAGACCACCGATGAGCTGATGGGCATGGTACGGCGCCGCATTGGCAACGTCCCTCTCTACGCGTTCAACTGCGATCGTGATGAGCCCTACAGCACCGCGTTTGAACAAATTTCCTCTCATCATCAAATCCAGTTCTGGAAGGACGTGCCGGATGCGGTTCGTAATGCAGAGGCAAATGGACTCGACGTATCCGCGTCCGACGCGCATTGGAATGAACTCGGTCATGCTCTGATTGCCAAGAGTTTGAACGAACACTTCAGAAGGCTGCAGCAGGTCAGTACTCAGTAG
- a CDS encoding recombinase family protein produces the protein MSHSSTKRVALYARVSTDGQSVENQLRELREVARRHGWEIVGEFVDRGISGAKGRDQRPQFNAILNGVARKDFDLVAAWSVDRLGRSLQHLIGFLNELHAKKVDLYLHQQGIDTTTPAGKAMFSMLGVFGEFERSMIQERVRAGLKRAVAQGKVLGRPMINGEVEQRVHVLRAKGYGMIKIAKEVGIGVGTVVRMVKATHV, from the coding sequence ATGAGCCACAGCAGCACGAAGCGAGTCGCCTTGTACGCCAGAGTTTCCACTGACGGCCAGAGCGTTGAGAACCAACTGCGAGAGCTTCGAGAAGTGGCAAGGCGGCATGGATGGGAGATCGTTGGAGAGTTCGTAGACCGTGGAATATCAGGCGCGAAAGGCCGAGACCAGCGCCCTCAGTTCAACGCTATCCTCAACGGCGTGGCCAGGAAGGACTTCGACCTTGTTGCGGCGTGGTCAGTGGATCGCTTAGGTCGTAGCCTTCAACATCTGATCGGTTTCCTCAACGAACTACATGCGAAGAAGGTGGATCTCTATCTTCATCAGCAAGGCATCGACACAACCACACCAGCAGGCAAGGCCATGTTCTCCATGTTGGGCGTCTTTGGTGAGTTCGAGCGCAGCATGATTCAAGAGCGCGTTCGCGCAGGCCTTAAGCGAGCAGTGGCGCAAGGCAAGGTGCTGGGCAGGCCGATGATCAATGGAGAGGTTGAGCAGCGAGTGCATGTGCTTCGAGCGAAGGGGTATGGAATGATCAAGATTGCGAAGGAAGTTGGCATTGGTGTTGGAACGGTTGTCCGGATGGTAAAGGCCACACACGTCTAG